Proteins encoded within one genomic window of Triticum aestivum cultivar Chinese Spring chromosome 2D, IWGSC CS RefSeq v2.1, whole genome shotgun sequence:
- the LOC123055508 gene encoding disease resistance protein TAO1-like, with protein MPVLIPAIAVLLYVGERTTATGVFIDRPHASGKESATLFTMHNLLHDFAKEFLNSFTYCLAINYHGKPDEKYDSNLRAMRCVGCRELEITGDLFSRNKGLRVLELTESSVLKLPYSIWQLKHLGYLKISEFSGLVTLPESLGDLTNLLHIDLSGCSGLLNLPKSFGKLIRLVHVNLSGCSGLAALPESFEDLVNLLHINLSGCHRLSEILEVLRKLDKLVHLDLSFWSCFEGIGKCLAGLTNLEHLNLSNPCCHLAQHRSHLQELKDAVAKLTKLRYLNLSMCLNPIFYHHKSQDESLQFITDCVKGISSIEHLDLSHNTFLFGLPESLGDLNRLHTLNLSGCIRLKKVAAMKSLKFLSLWNCQGLESCSFVVWVDEDAPYISTNIVQLEGVSCQELQISCLENVRSRVEAQRIKLVEKQKLQKLKLSWTLDSHRSVEDSALLGELVPPHTVQCLEVNGYSGTCLPEYFGDLTSLQELKIVSCKQLKSLPDTMQKLTGLKDLCIFDCPELEKWCQVEENKKMLAHIPNKNYEEPASTSRQEIEEDDRSGNEVEAA; from the exons ATGCCGGTATTGATCCCAGCCATCGCGGTGCTGTTGTATGTGGGGGAGCGCACTACTGCGACTGGCGTCTTCATCGACAGACCGCAT GCCAGTGGAAAAGAGAGTGCAACATTGTTCACTATGCACAATCTGCTGCATGACTTCGCGAAAGAGTTTCTAAATAGTTTCACATACTGTCTAGCCATCAATTATCATGGGAAACCTGATGAAAAGTACGATAGCAATCTAAGGGCGATGCGTTGTGTCGGTTGTAGAGAACTGGAGATTACGGGCGACTTATTTTCACGTAATAAGGGGCTACGTGTCCTGGAACTAACGGAGAGCTCCGTCCTGAAGCTACCGTACTCCATCTGGCAACTGAAGCACCTGGGGTATCTTAAGATATCAGAATTCTCTGGACTAGTAACTCTGCCCGAGTCATTGGGGGATCTAACAAATCTGCTCCACATCGACTTATCAGGCTGCTCCGGGCTACTGAACCTACCAAAGTCGTTTGGGAAGCTAATCCGTTTGGTTCATGTCAACTTGTCAGGCTGCTCTGGGCTCGCAGCTCTCCCAGAATCATTTGAGGATCTCGTCAACTTGTTGCATATCAATCTATCAGGTTGCCATCGTCTGTCAGAGATTCTGGAAGTGTTGCGGAAGCTCGACAAACTGGTGCACCTGGATTTATCATTCTGGTCTTGTTTTGAAGGGATTGGGAAATGCCTTGCTGGTCTCACCAATCTGGAGCATTTAAACCTGTCAAATCCTTGCTGTCATCTTGCTCAACACCGCTCCCATCTCCAAGAGCTAAAGGATGCCGTGGCCAAGCTCACCAAACTCCGGTATCTGAACTTGTCAATGTGCCTGAATCCTATCTTTTACCACCACAAATCGCAAGACGAAAGTCTTCAGTTCATTACAGATTGTGTAAAAGGCATCTCCTCCATAGAGCATTTGGACCTGTCTCATAACACATTTCTTTTTGGTCTACCTGAAAGTCTAGGTGACCTCAACAGGCTACATACACTGAACCTCTCAGGCTGCATTAGACTGAAGAAGGTAGCTGCAATGAAGTCTCTCAAGTTCTTATCTCTGTGGAACTGCCAGGGCCTAGAAAGTTGCAGCTTTGTGGTTTGGGTCGATGAAGATGCACCATATATCAGCACCAACATTGTTCAGCTGGAGGGTGTAAGCTGCCAAGAGCTGCAGATAAGCTGCCTTGAGAATGTCAGGTCTAGAGTGGAAGCACAGAGAATCAAATTGGTGGAGAAACAAAAGCTTCAAAAGTTGAAGCTTTCTTGGACTTTGGACTCTCACAGATCAGTGGAGGACAGTGCTTTGTTAGGGGAACTAGTACCACCACATACAGTGCAGTGCCTTGAGGTAAATGGTTACAGCGGCACATGTCTCCCGGAGTACTTTGGTGACCTCACCTCTCTCCAGGAACTCAAGATCGTCAGCTGCAAGCAGCTCAAATCGTTGCCGGATACAATGCAAAAACTCACCGGCCTCAAGGATCTGTGTATTTTTGACTGTCCGGAATTGGAGAAGTGGTGTCAGGTTGAGGAGAACAAGAAAATGCTGGCGCACATCCCCAACAAAAATTACGA GGAACCTGCTAGTACTAGCAGGCAGGAGATTGAGGAGGACGACAGATCGGGCAACGAGGTGGAGGCGGCGTAG
- the LOC123048307 gene encoding uncharacterized acetyltransferase At3g50280-like codes for MNHVRIMSRRMVLPEPTSLPPEPETTIDLTPWDLSMIALEYNQKGVLLPNPPATEEGEGRGHHAVVQRLASSFARALGRFYPYAGRLAVTPGNNADGEPGESIAIWLRCSMEGAEFVHAVAPGVTVADVNTPLCTPTLVRSFFPLDGLHGVDAAAGSHPLLAVQVTELDDGVFVGMSLNHAVADGSALWHLFNTWSEMSRQSDGAAISSPLPVHRRWFLDGCPVPVPLPFGKLEDMPVSRRTTDVEHPSSVKEECFLNFSGEMVKKLKAKANGEMPATTTISSLQAVLAHLWIAVTRARRLAPDHSTTYVILVGCRGRVDGLPAAYAGNAVARAEAVSTAGEILERGLGFAASLLNRAVGSFDVATQRDRHASWPQEHYFLRARPTATAKMVTGGSPRFDVYGNDFGWGRPVGVRSGRANKMDGTATVFEGTGGGGSMALGVWLPPEVLASLVADEEFMSGVSTVTA; via the coding sequence ATGAACCATGTACGGATCATGTCGCGGCGCATGGTCCTGCCGGAGCCGACTTCGCTGCCGCCGGAGCCGGAGACGACCATCGACCTCACGCCGTGGGACCTCTCGATGATCGCATTGGAGTACAACCAGAAGGGCGTCCTCCTGCCCAACCCTCCCGCCACAGAAGAAGGAGAAGGACGGGGACACCACGCCGTTGTCCAACGTCTGGCCTCGTCCTTCGCGCGTGCCCTGGGCCGTTTCTACCCctacgccggccgcctcgccgtcaCGCCGGGGAACAATGCCGACGGGGAGCCCGGCGAGAGCATCGCCATTTGGCTTCGCTGCAGCATGGAGGGCGCCGAGTTCGTCCATGCCGTGGCGCCGGGCGTCACCGTGGCCGACGTCAACACACCGCTGTGCACCCCGACGCTGGTCCGGTCCTTCTTCCCGCTGGATGGTCTGCATGGCGTGGACGCAGCCGCGGGCTCCCACCCGCTCCTGGCCGTGCAGGTCACCGAGCTGGACGACGGTGTCTTCGTCGGCATGTCGCTCAACCACGCTGTCGCCGACGGTTCGGCCCTCTGGCACCTCTTCAACACCTGGTCCGAGATGAGCCGTCAGAGTGACGGCGCCGCCATCTCCTCTCCTTTGCCGGTGCACCGGAGGTGGTTCCTCGACGGCTGCCCCGTCCCGGTTCCTCTGCCCTTCGGCAAGCTGGAAGACATGCCCGTCAGCCGGCGTACTACAGATGTTGAGCATCCATCATCCGTGAAGGAGGAATGCTTCCTCAATTTCTCCGGGGAGATGGTAAAGAAGCTCAAAGCGAAGGCGAACGGCGAGATGCCTgccaccaccaccatctcctcGTTGCAGGCCGTGCTCGCGCACCTATGGATCGCGGTGACCCGAGCCAGGAGGCTGGCGCCGGACCACAGCACAACGTACGTCATCCTCGTCGGATGCCGGGGCCGCGTGGATGGCCTGCCGGCGGCGTACGCTGGCAACGCCGTAGCACGCGCCGAGGCGGTGTCGACCGCCGGCGAGATCCTAGAGAGGGGGCTGGGGTTTGCCGCGTCGCTGCTGAACAGAGCGGTGGGGTCCTTCGACGTGGCCACTCAGAGGGACAGACATGCATCTTGGCCGCAAGAGCATTACTTCTTGCGTGCGCGCCCAACGGCCACGGCGAAGATGGTGACCGGGGGCTCGCCGCGGTTCGACGTCTACGGGAACGACTTCGGGTGGGGCCGGCCGGTGGGCGTGCGGAGTGGCCGAGCGAACAAGATGGACGGGACGGCGACGGTGTTCGAGGGCACAGGCGGCGGAGGGAGCATGGCTCTCGGGGTGTGGCTCCCGCCGGAGGTGCTCGCGAGCCTCGTCGCCGACGAGGAGTTCATGAGCGGGGTAAGCACGGTCACGGCGTGA
- the LOC123048308 gene encoding uncharacterized protein, giving the protein MSTVKVGMFGGSNGDVCDITGLSSFPPSSLRSMEIWSTPGHEGVINAIRFTFVDTKNNAIPVGPWGTPLRGQKSQTIHLTNVRVIELSGYTNGRYITSLSFRTTDAPRHHGPFGKVRPATGSDAYFRVPLMHGSIVAFCAQADDYLSAIGAYLKN; this is encoded by the exons ATGTCGACGGTGAAGGTTGGCATGTTTGGCGGGTCAAACGGTGATGTCTGCGACATCACCGGATTGTCAAGTTTCCCGCCGTCAAGCCTAAGGAGCATGGAGATCTGGAGCACACCGGGTCACGAAGGGGTCATCAACGCCATACGCTTCACCTTCGTCGACACCAAAAACAATGCGATCCCGGTAGGTCCATGGGGCACCCCACTCCGTGGTCAGAAAAGCCAG ACTATTCACTTGACGAATGTGCGTGTCATCGAGCTCTCCGGCTACACCAATGGCCGATACATCACCTCACTCTCCTTCCGCACCACCGACGCCCCAAGGCATCATGGACCATTCGGAAAAGTGAGGCCAGCAACTGGGTCCGACGCTTATTTCCGCGTCCCTCTCATGCACGGCTCCATCGTGGCCTTCTGCGCCCAAGCCGACGACTACCTCAGCGCCATTGGTGCCTATCTCAAGAACTGA